A genomic stretch from Patagioenas fasciata isolate bPatFas1 chromosome 8, bPatFas1.hap1, whole genome shotgun sequence includes:
- the INSYN2A gene encoding inhibitory synaptic factor 2A, with protein sequence MVSKEPSKCLLTASDSEVEPAASLALEMKYALDPNRQIKKRNKALQVRFKDICEAQNEQRDKQLSSSQDPDKREAKAISYKTAYRKYMTVPARRSIPNVTKSTGVQTSPDLKKCYQTFPLDRKKGNILKSASTVDTFKGQNNGFLIDAKDKDGGSSGDAAQWGRKGGSLQTAEFISHLNERINAESWRSSDLHSSPKESPPLPNSADPALEEPGRGKPAAGRPGSEEAAQPLHGRVFKTEVATVYLPSAGSHASQTDLLDLAAESEWSPCPAAEEDRKRTVHLNGVQAQAGDARPCAARAQCQATECSEQTLRIDVSPMEENQPCRAAVAVSEECQQIVPHTEVVDLKAQLQMMENLISSSQETIKVLLGVIQELEKGEAHREGLSYRTGQDTANCDTCRNSACIIYSVELDFKQQEDKLQPVLRKLHPIEETQVAPLPYSQESYSSTPKQKSKTESKKHGRWKLWFL encoded by the exons ATGGTGAGTAAGGAGCCCAGCAAATGCTTACTCACCGCCTCAGACAGCGAAGTTGAGCCGGCGGCTTCGCTCGCCCTGGAGATGAAATACGCGCTGGATCCCAACCGGCAGATCAAGAAACGGAACAAAGCCCTCCAGGTGAGATTTAAAGATATCTGCGAGGCCCAGAACGAGCAGAGGGACAAACAGCTGTCCAGCAGCCAGGATCCCGACAAGAGGGAAGCCAAGGCCATCTCCTACAAGACGGCGTATCGCAAGTACATGACGGTGCCCGCCCGGAGGTCCATACCCAACGTCACCAAGAGCACAGGAGTTCAGACTTCACCCGATCTCAAAAAGTGTTACCAGACCTTTCCTCTAGACCGGAAAAAAGGGAATATTCTTAAAAGCGCCTCGACTGTCGACACCTTTAAGGGTCAAAACAACGGGTTTCTCATAGACGCGAAGGACAAGGACGGCGGGAGCTCGGGGGACGCGGCTCAGTGGGGCAGGAAGGGCGGCAGCCTGCAGACGGCCGAGTTCATCTCCCACCTCAACGAGCGCATCAACGCTGAGTCCTGGAGAAGCAGCGATTTGCACAGCTCTCCCAAAGagtctcctcctctcccaaaCTCGGCCGACCCCGCTCTGGAGGAGCCGGGCCGCGGGaagccggcggcggggcggccggggAGCGAGGAGGCCGCGCAGCCCCTCCACGGGAGGGTCTTCAAGACCGAAGTGGCCACCGTTTACTTGCCGTCGGCCGGTTCGCACGCCTCGCAGACCGACCTGCTCGACCTCGCGGCCGAGAGCGAGTGGTCGCCGTGCCCGGCAGCCGAGGAGGACAGAAAGAGGACGGTGCACCTGAACGGTGTTCAGGCGCAGGCGGGAGATGCCCGGCCCTGCGCGGCGCGGGCGCAGTGCCAAGCCACCGAATGTAGCGAACAGACCCTACGGATCGACGTTTCGCCTATGGAGGAGAACCAGCCTTGCCGGGCGGCCGTGGCGGTGAGCGAGGAATGCCAACAAATCGTGCCTCACACGGAAGTTGTGGACTTGAAAGCGCAGCTTCAGATGATGGAGAATTTGATCAGCTCTAGTCAGGAAACCATAAAAGTGCTGTTGGGTGTTATACAGGAGCTAGAGAAAGGAGAAGCTCACAGAGAAGG GCTTTCATATCGGACTGGTCAAGACACGGCTAATTGCGACACATGCAGGAACAGTGCATGTATTATCTATAG CGTGGAGTTGGATTTTAAGCAGCAAGAAGATAAACTCCAGCCAGTTTTGAGAAAACTTCATCCTATCGAGGAAACTCAGGTTGCACCTTTGCCTTATTCTCAGGAGAGCTACTCCTCCACTCCCAAGCAAAAATCCAAAACTGAATCAAAAAAGCATGGAAGGTGGAAACTCTGGTTCCTTTAA